A window of Desulfuromonas soudanensis genomic DNA:
GGGATGGGGCGGTGTTTCCCCTTTTCCTGGAACATGCCGCCGGTGACGACAAACCCCATGGCCCGGTTGGTGGAAATGTCGATGGGGCGGACCGCCGAGCGCGGCACGATGAGGGTGTAGCCGCCGATCTGATAACTCAGCGGCAGGTAGACGGCGATTTCGTCCTCCTTACCCATACCTTGGGGGAGGTCGCGAAAGTCGCTGCAGGTGACGAACCCGATCAGGCGCATCGGCACCCCCCCCATATTCATCTCCAGCGCCACGACCTGGTGAAATTCCCGGCTCTTCTTCTGGGCGAAGAACCCGATGAAGTCCTTCACCGAGCCGTACAGGGTCTTGACCACGGGAAT
This region includes:
- a CDS encoding DUF502 domain-containing protein; the protein is MDSPPPKKKTAGQWLSGIMVRGMIAILPSALTLYILYWLVRSAETILGNAIKVVLPEGWYLPGMGLLVGMFLIFCLGLFVNAFLFRRILSLGEEALNRIPVVKTLYGSVKDFIGFFAQKKSREFHQVVALEMNMGGVPMRLIGFVTCSDFRDLPQGMGKEDEIAVYLPLSYQIGGYTLIVPRSAVRPIDISTNRAMGFVVTGGMFQEKGKHRPIP